The stretch of DNA GGCGCGCATCTGTTCGTGACCTTCGATACGCGCTGGGTGTTGTACGACATCACGCTGGACGGCAACACCTTCCGCGACAGCCACAGCGTCGACAAGCGGCATGCCGTGGCCAACATCGGTTACGGCGTTGCCCTGATGCGTCATCGCTGGAAGTTCGCGCTGGCCCGCTACCACGGCACACGCGAGTTCGATGGCCAGCGCGAGACACCTGTGTTCGGGAGCTTCACGATCAGCCGGGCATTCTGATCTCCGAGGCCGGCTTGCTGACGTGGTGCGGCGTGCATAAGCTCATTCCGCCGTCGCCGCATCGGCAGCATCGGAGGTCACATGGCAGCCCAGACAAGGTCGCTCGTCGCTTTTGCACACGTCGCCGACGTCGAGCGAAGCATCCGGTTCTACGCTGATCTCGGTTTCAAGGTGGGCAACAGCGTTGTCCCGGAAGGGAGCACCATCCCCGTCTGGGCCTGGCTGGTGAGCGAGAAGGCCAATCTGATGGTCGGCCTGGCATCGGGACCGGTTGATTCTTCCCAGCAAGCCATTCTCTTCTACCTCTACTTCGACGACATCAAACAGACCCGCGCCGCCCTGGTGGAGCTCGGCCACGGGCCGGGCGAGATCAAGTACCCGTTCTACATGCCAGGCGGCGAGTGCAGGCTCGAGGATCCGGATGGTTATGTGTTGATGCTGGCTCAGATCTAGATCTGAATGGGGTCGCGGCGCCTTCTGCCGGCTGCATGGCCAGCAGCCGGCCCCGGGCGGGTTGAAAGTGGCGGGATGTGCCATATACCTCTTTTCAGGCCGTCCGAGTTTCCCGTCATGCTTACCGTTGGTTTCGTCCTTCCGCCCGGGTTCCAGATCATGGGCCTGGCCGCGGCATCCGCGTTCGAACTGGCCAACGTCGTTGCCAAGGAACAGCTGTACCGCGTTCTGCTGCTGTCGGAACGCGGCGGGCCGGTAATGAACTCCTTCGGTATCCCGGTCGAAACCCGGCCGTTGGCCCGCAACCGGGTCGATACGCTGATCGTCACCGGCCTGCTGGTGCCGGCGCCGTCCACCCCTGAGCTGCTCCGGCAGGTTCGCAGGGCCACCGAGACCGCGCGTCGCACGGCGTCGGTGTGCACGGGTGCGTTCATCCTCGGTGAAACCGGCCTGCTGGATGGCCGTCGCGTCACCACGCACTGGTTCCATGCGCGCGACCTCCAGAAGCAGTTTCCGCAAGCGCATGTCGAGGACGATCGGATCTACATCATCGACGGAAACATCTGGACGTCGGCGGGGATGAGTGCGAGCGTCGACGTTGCCCTGGGCATGATCGAGAAGGACTTCGGCGCGGACCTGTCGCGCAAGGTGGCGCAGAACCTCGTCGTCTACCATCGCCGTGCCGGAGGCCAGTCGCAGCACTCCGCGCTGTTGGAACTCGATGCCAAGTCCGACCGGATCCAGAGCGCGCTTGCTTACGCGCGGCAGAACCTGCGCGCGCCGCTTACGGTCGAGGAGCTGGCCGAGGCGGCGCACTTGAGCCCGCGCCAGTTCACGCGCGCCTTTCGTGCGGAAACCGGGCAGTCGCCTGCGAAGGCGGTTGAACACCTGCGGGTCGAAGCGGCGCGCGTGATGGTCGAGCAGAGCCGGCACTCGATGGACGAAGTCGCCACCGAGACCGGCTTTGCCGACACAGAGCGCATGCGTCGCGCTTTCCTGCGTGCGTTCGGGCAGCCGCCCCAGGTGCTGCGCCGCAATGCCCGCATGGGCGAGGCGCTGGCCTGACAGCACGCCAGCGACCCGACGCGGCCATGCGACGCTAGAGAATCTCCATACCGCTGCGGGCTTCAGCGGCAGGGAAGCCCTGTCGCTCATGGAAGTTGGTCGCGGGGGTGCGATCGATCAGCAGCGACAGCAGTTCGGGCCGGTTGTAGTGGCCGCGGGAGTCCATGAGCATCTTGCGACGGTCGATCAGCGAGAAATCCAGGTCGGCGATCACGACGCCTTCGCCGGAGCGCAAAGGCTCGCCGATCAGCATTCCATCCGGCGCCACGATCGCCGTGAAGCAACCGCCCGAGATCGGCTCGATCGCGCATCCGGTGTCCTGCATGATCCGTGCTTGCTGATCGGCATCCAGCCACGCAGTGGCGTTGACCACGAAGCAGCCGGACTCGAGTGCGTGCTGGCGGATATTGATCTCCATCCGCTGCGCGAACCCTTCGCCAAACGCTGAGCCTGGGTACATCGCCGAATGGATCTGTTCTCCGTCGGCCATCAGTGCATAGCGCGCCAAGGGGTTGTTGTGCTCGAAACAAGCCAGTTGGCCGATGCGTCCGACCCGGGTGTCGGCGGCCCGCAGGCCAGAACCATCACCCTCGCCCCAGATCATCCGTTCGAAATGCGTCGGCGTGATCTTGCGGCGGCGCTGGACCAGCGTGCCATCGGCGTCGAACAACAGCTGGGTGTTGTACAAGGTGCCGCCATCGCGTTCGTTGACGCCGATGGAGACCACCATGCCGGCCTTGCGCGCGGCCTGGCCGATTGCATCGGTCGCGGCCGATGGCACAGTGACAGCCTGGTCGAGCAGTCGAAGGTGTTCCTTTCCGGCCAGGAGTTCGAGCGGCGTCTGGACCGCCGAGAAATAAGGGTAGTACGGCACCACGGTTTCCGGGAACGTGGCGAACTGCACGCCCAGCTCGCCAAGCTCGAGGATCTTGCGCACGACCTTGTCGACGGTCGCTTCGCGGCTGTAGAGCACCGGGCTGAACTGTACGGCGGCGGCTTTGATGATGGTCACGATTCAATACTCATTGTCTGTTGGTGGTTCTGCGCTCAGGAAGTTCGTTGCGACACTCAGCCGATCGCCGCCTCGACACGACGCGCCACATCGAGCAGCTTGCGGTCGCTGCCAGCGGCGCCGTCGAGTTCAAGCCCGATCGGAAGGCCGGTGTCCGATACGCCCATCGGCAGGCTGATGCCGGGCAGGCCAGCGAGGCTCGCCGCGACGGTATGCCTGGCCAGCGCGAGATCGCTGACCGCTTCGCCGGCGATGGTGAAGCTCGTCTGCTGCTCGATCAGCGGCGCAGCGCGGGGTGTGGTCGGCAGCAGGAGTGCGTCGGCGCCGGCACCGGTGAAGACCTTGTCGAAGCGACGCTGGATCTCGGGACGGTGGACGTTGAGTGCCTCAAGGTAGACATCCTGCGTGGCAAAGCCGGCGCCATCCGGCAGGACGAGATGCGCCCATGCGTCCCTTAGGCCGGGCTTCAGCGCCTTGAAGATCTCGTCGAACGAAGTTGGTACGCGGTGCTGTTGCAGGAACCCGGAGATCGACGGCATCG from Lysobacter arenosi encodes:
- a CDS encoding VOC family protein gives rise to the protein MAAQTRSLVAFAHVADVERSIRFYADLGFKVGNSVVPEGSTIPVWAWLVSEKANLMVGLASGPVDSSQQAILFYLYFDDIKQTRAALVELGHGPGEIKYPFYMPGGECRLEDPDGYVLMLAQI
- a CDS encoding carbon-nitrogen hydrolase family protein; the protein is MTIIKAAAVQFSPVLYSREATVDKVVRKILELGELGVQFATFPETVVPYYPYFSAVQTPLELLAGKEHLRLLDQAVTVPSAATDAIGQAARKAGMVVSIGVNERDGGTLYNTQLLFDADGTLVQRRRKITPTHFERMIWGEGDGSGLRAADTRVGRIGQLACFEHNNPLARYALMADGEQIHSAMYPGSAFGEGFAQRMEINIRQHALESGCFVVNATAWLDADQQARIMQDTGCAIEPISGGCFTAIVAPDGMLIGEPLRSGEGVVIADLDFSLIDRRKMLMDSRGHYNRPELLSLLIDRTPATNFHERQGFPAAEARSGMEIL
- a CDS encoding GlxA family transcriptional regulator codes for the protein MLTVGFVLPPGFQIMGLAAASAFELANVVAKEQLYRVLLLSERGGPVMNSFGIPVETRPLARNRVDTLIVTGLLVPAPSTPELLRQVRRATETARRTASVCTGAFILGETGLLDGRRVTTHWFHARDLQKQFPQAHVEDDRIYIIDGNIWTSAGMSASVDVALGMIEKDFGADLSRKVAQNLVVYHRRAGGQSQHSALLELDAKSDRIQSALAYARQNLRAPLTVEELAEAAHLSPRQFTRAFRAETGQSPAKAVEHLRVEAARVMVEQSRHSMDEVATETGFADTERMRRAFLRAFGQPPQVLRRNARMGEALA